A single region of the Chryseobacterium culicis genome encodes:
- the eboE gene encoding metabolite traffic protein EboE has translation MLVTPNSHLSYCTNIHSGESWEEIFRNIKSYCLPVKENISPDKPFGIGLRLSNQAATELLSGNRLSDFKSWLHKNDMYVFTINGFPYGSFHGEVVKDRVHLPDWTSTERFDYTVLLISILKELLPIGIEGSISTSPLSYRHWFKTEDDLTTAKQKSTQQLIEITALMVKINRFGKKKLHLNIEPEPDGIIETSDEYIQFFTDYLLKDGALQLATHLKCTHREAQQYIREHIRLCFDVCHFAVGFEKSENVLKKIENHSLKIGKIQISAALRFNTSSKTSVKEAQNCLLTFDESTYLHQAVIKNSDGNLRRFEDLGPAIVSMGLPGFEELRTHFHVPIFLDQFEVLSTTQNEIINTLQYWYETECSLHLEVETYTWDVLPDHFQTDITESIERELKWVVNTIRKIKNKEL, from the coding sequence ATGCTAGTCACACCCAACAGTCATTTAAGCTATTGTACCAACATCCACAGCGGAGAATCATGGGAAGAAATATTTAGGAATATAAAATCCTACTGTCTTCCTGTGAAAGAGAATATTTCACCAGATAAACCTTTTGGCATTGGTCTGCGGCTTTCTAATCAGGCAGCAACAGAATTGCTAAGCGGGAACAGACTTTCAGATTTTAAGTCATGGCTGCATAAGAATGATATGTATGTCTTTACCATCAATGGATTTCCTTATGGCAGTTTTCATGGTGAGGTGGTGAAAGACCGTGTTCATCTTCCGGACTGGACCAGTACAGAGAGATTCGATTATACGGTATTGTTGATAAGCATCCTTAAAGAACTGCTTCCCATCGGCATCGAAGGCAGTATTTCAACCTCACCGTTATCTTACAGACATTGGTTCAAGACTGAAGATGATTTAACCACAGCAAAACAAAAATCTACCCAGCAGCTGATTGAGATAACAGCCCTGATGGTAAAAATAAACCGCTTTGGCAAAAAGAAACTGCACCTCAACATAGAACCGGAGCCCGACGGAATTATTGAAACCAGTGATGAGTATATTCAATTTTTTACGGACTATCTTCTCAAAGATGGAGCTTTACAGCTTGCCACTCATCTCAAATGTACACATAGAGAGGCGCAGCAGTACATCCGGGAACATATACGGCTCTGTTTTGATGTCTGCCATTTCGCTGTGGGCTTTGAAAAAAGTGAAAATGTTTTAAAGAAAATAGAAAATCACAGTTTGAAAATCGGAAAAATACAGATCAGCGCAGCCCTCCGGTTCAATACTTCTTCAAAGACTTCGGTAAAAGAAGCTCAGAACTGTCTGCTGACTTTTGATGAAAGTACTTATTTACATCAGGCTGTTATCAAAAATTCTGACGGAAATTTGCGACGATTTGAAGATCTCGGTCCCGCAATAGTTTCAATGGGACTTCCCGGCTTCGAAGAACTGCGTACCCATTTTCATGTTCCTATATTTCTGGATCAGTTTGAAGTGTTGAGTACTACCCAAAATGAAATTATCAATACTCTTCAATACTGGTATGAAACAGAATGCTCTCTGCATCTGGAGGTGGAAACCTATACCTGGGACGTTCTTCCCGATCATTTTCAAACTGACATTACAGAGTCTATAGAAAGGGAACTGAAATGGGTGGTCAATACGATCCGTAAAATCAAGAATAAAGAGCTTTAA
- a CDS encoding alkaline phosphatase family protein, producing MQQTVVINVVGLTSALLQNSDLFISQWMKKNKHLRVIEPVIPALTCSAQTTYLTGKWPSEHGIVGNGWYDRTDCEIKMWKQSNKLIQSPKIWDLAKEINPDFTCANLFWWYNMYSDADFTVTPRPQYRADGQKKPDCYSKPGNLRKRLQQQLGVFPLFDFWGPKTTIRSSRWIANASKLVYTWYKPTLNLVYLPHLDYCCQKFPSSSEEIHEEVKAIDNVVKDLIEFYESHGVKPVILSEYGITNVSNPIDINRMLRYKGLLQIREENGRELLDPGESKAFALADHQIAHIYVKDKSIIPALKNSLEKKTGIAKVLAGDEKKEYHLDHARSGDLILLAEENSWFTYYYWLEDKKAPDFARTVEIHKKPGYDPAELFLDPKKTMIKPTIFLKLLQKKLGFRTLMDVIPLDASLVNGSHGIIPKEDHHKPILISELQSNSNIESIEVCQHLLNIIFKNN from the coding sequence ATGCAGCAGACTGTTGTTATTAATGTGGTAGGGCTTACTTCTGCCCTACTTCAAAATTCTGATTTATTTATCAGCCAGTGGATGAAAAAAAATAAACATTTAAGGGTCATAGAACCGGTAATCCCGGCACTGACCTGTTCAGCTCAGACTACTTATCTAACGGGTAAATGGCCATCTGAACATGGGATTGTAGGCAATGGGTGGTATGACAGAACTGATTGTGAGATAAAAATGTGGAAACAATCCAATAAGCTGATCCAGTCCCCAAAAATTTGGGATCTGGCTAAGGAAATTAATCCTGATTTTACGTGTGCCAATCTGTTTTGGTGGTACAATATGTATTCGGATGCCGATTTCACTGTTACCCCACGTCCGCAATACAGAGCTGATGGTCAAAAAAAACCGGACTGCTATTCTAAACCTGGCAACCTTAGAAAGCGTCTTCAGCAACAGCTTGGAGTCTTTCCTCTTTTTGATTTTTGGGGTCCTAAAACCACTATCCGTTCAAGCCGATGGATTGCCAATGCTTCAAAATTAGTTTATACCTGGTACAAGCCTACTTTAAATCTGGTGTATTTACCTCATCTGGATTATTGCTGTCAGAAATTCCCTTCCTCTTCCGAAGAAATACATGAAGAAGTAAAAGCTATTGATAACGTAGTTAAAGACCTGATTGAATTCTATGAGAGCCATGGAGTAAAACCCGTCATCTTATCAGAATATGGGATTACCAACGTCAGCAATCCTATAGATATCAATAGAATGTTACGTTACAAAGGGCTGTTACAAATCAGGGAAGAAAACGGCCGGGAGCTTTTAGACCCGGGAGAATCTAAAGCATTTGCTCTGGCTGATCATCAGATAGCCCATATTTATGTAAAAGATAAAAGCATCATTCCAGCATTGAAAAACTCTCTGGAGAAAAAAACTGGCATTGCAAAAGTACTCGCTGGTGATGAAAAAAAAGAATACCATCTGGATCATGCACGTTCAGGCGACCTTATTCTTTTGGCAGAGGAAAACAGCTGGTTCACCTATTATTATTGGCTGGAAGACAAAAAAGCTCCAGACTTCGCCCGAACTGTTGAAATCCATAAAAAACCAGGTTATGATCCTGCTGAGCTTTTTCTGGATCCTAAAAAAACAATGATTAAACCGACCATCTTTTTAAAGCTCCTACAAAAAAAACTGGGCTTCAGAACTCTTATGGATGTAATTCCCCTGGATGCATCACTGGTAAACGGTTCACATGGAATTATCCCCAAGGAAGACCATCATAAACCCATTCTTATCAGCGAGCTACAATCAAATTCAAACATTGAAAGCATAGAGGTCTGTCAGCATTTGCTCAATATTATTTTTAAGAATAATTAA
- a CDS encoding SGNH/GDSL hydrolase family protein, producing MIDRIVILGDSMSDFGIKKNTITGMLARATGAMRVNSVGRFSDTKNWADFMWEWSGGESLIDGKDKKQANALTEKHMSLKESTHGSPDNRLSFVNYAVGGAVVNEREKLAHKIALTTIVEQKDKYFKELDSDTSKPKNTLHIVWIGLNDTVTDGKDPALMKSVVAQVKDLTDQIRDRVAKDGGKSYFMVINNPAPVEAVRYAKSQNDPTVLKAQEATLEFNKHLKEAFPDKYNDTMVVDMYEALKTNLYHLRLIKAAQRHGRKVEFEKPENSTDTSLANTLKEFEAIYKETKGGKEIFAEIQPLLDKALKTDNEIVLHKEVSDLIIKKMADPKIAAEKLPSIKAIKNALMVTGTYPSQIDFVAKYYQQIKPEKHQEDIAKLRVELDKVFANNLPKQLEDNLNVANTALYDEVATLLRENKDGTFRNDNSTFRKLLDNVTANNLGFVATSDGAHPTQAAYKVIALTIASHLVQGFSVSPSPDFVQKAQDALVEAEVFEKGVKIPLTRSNDQSAPVDLNKFTTPTVKANPKAALTAEALRQQQLKGIKQEKPNPKTHHTSL from the coding sequence ATGATCGATAGAATAGTAATTTTAGGAGACAGTATGTCGGACTTCGGCATAAAAAAGAATACCATAACAGGTATGCTGGCAAGGGCTACAGGTGCCATGCGTGTTAATTCTGTGGGACGTTTTAGTGACACAAAAAACTGGGCTGATTTCATGTGGGAATGGTCTGGTGGTGAGAGTTTAATAGATGGTAAAGATAAGAAACAGGCTAATGCTTTAACGGAGAAGCATATGTCTCTGAAAGAATCAACTCACGGAAGTCCTGATAACAGGTTGTCTTTCGTAAACTATGCGGTAGGCGGTGCAGTAGTCAATGAAAGGGAAAAGCTGGCACACAAAATAGCGCTGACAACCATTGTGGAACAGAAAGACAAATATTTCAAAGAATTAGATAGTGATACTTCCAAGCCTAAAAACACGTTACATATTGTTTGGATTGGTTTAAACGATACTGTTACTGACGGTAAAGATCCTGCATTAATGAAGTCAGTCGTTGCCCAGGTCAAAGATTTAACTGATCAGATTCGGGATCGTGTTGCTAAGGATGGAGGAAAATCATATTTTATGGTGATCAATAATCCTGCTCCAGTGGAAGCAGTACGTTACGCTAAATCACAGAACGATCCGACCGTATTAAAAGCCCAGGAAGCTACGTTGGAATTTAACAAACACCTCAAAGAAGCATTTCCGGATAAGTATAATGATACGATGGTTGTTGATATGTATGAGGCACTTAAAACCAATTTATATCATTTACGTCTCATAAAAGCGGCACAGCGTCACGGCAGAAAAGTAGAATTTGAAAAACCAGAAAACAGCACAGATACTTCGCTTGCCAATACCCTAAAGGAATTTGAAGCAATATATAAAGAGACTAAAGGGGGTAAGGAAATATTCGCTGAAATTCAGCCTCTACTGGATAAAGCACTTAAGACTGATAATGAGATTGTTCTTCATAAGGAAGTGAGTGATTTAATCATTAAGAAAATGGCAGATCCTAAAATAGCAGCTGAAAAACTTCCGAGCATAAAGGCTATCAAAAATGCATTAATGGTTACCGGAACCTATCCGAGCCAGATCGATTTTGTTGCAAAGTATTATCAACAAATAAAACCTGAAAAACATCAGGAAGATATTGCCAAACTTCGAGTAGAACTTGATAAAGTATTTGCAAACAATCTTCCTAAACAGCTGGAGGATAATTTAAATGTTGCCAATACAGCGTTATACGACGAAGTTGCTACTTTGTTAAGAGAAAATAAAGACGGTACCTTCAGGAACGACAATAGTACATTTAGAAAATTATTGGATAATGTAACTGCCAATAACCTGGGATTTGTCGCTACATCAGATGGAGCCCACCCAACCCAGGCAGCTTATAAAGTTATTGCTTTAACTATTGCGTCCCATCTCGTTCAAGGCTTTTCTGTTTCTCCAAGCCCTGACTTTGTACAGAAAGCGCAGGATGCACTCGTTGAGGCTGAAGTTTTTGAAAAAGGAGTAAAGATTCCACTTACCCGTTCAAATGATCAGTCAGCTCCGGTAGATCTTAATAAATTTACTACACCTACTGTGAAGGCAAATCCAAAGGCAGCTCTTACTGCTGAAGCCCTAAGACAGCAGCAGCTAAAAGGTATAAAACAAGAAAAACCTAACCCTAAGACCCATCATACCAGCCTTTAA
- a CDS encoding DUF4138 domain-containing protein, translating into MKKHIVLFILFFLCSQGSFAQEILEPLSQRQAIEVSDVKTTHIIFDEKIKYVDVGSTYFVADTIGNMLKLKHTGEELENPKSQQANLTVINGKGSYYSIDMGYSRDPDITTYKAVETNTKIDYFAKESINKIEKEERTAQDLQELCMLSESAPSTVKIKDNNDGLNLTLNGIYYRNFQNKIVLRVEIYNTSKITLDIDQILFRSKLKNNNAAKKDYVYQERILTPVKSCGDQRNIKLGETRILTFIFDKFTLNEDEILSLEVGEYAGGRSVNIRIPRKKLLFPEYI; encoded by the coding sequence ATGAAAAAACACATTGTATTATTTATTCTATTTTTCCTCTGTTCTCAGGGATCTTTTGCCCAGGAAATATTGGAGCCTTTATCTCAGCGCCAGGCCATTGAAGTTTCAGACGTGAAGACCACCCACATTATTTTTGATGAAAAAATAAAGTATGTGGATGTGGGATCTACTTATTTCGTTGCGGATACCATTGGTAATATGCTCAAATTAAAACATACAGGTGAAGAGCTGGAGAATCCAAAGAGCCAGCAGGCGAATCTTACGGTTATTAATGGTAAAGGAAGCTATTATTCTATTGATATGGGGTACAGCAGAGACCCGGATATCACAACCTATAAAGCAGTGGAAACCAATACTAAGATCGATTATTTTGCCAAGGAAAGTATAAACAAAATTGAAAAGGAAGAAAGAACAGCACAGGATCTTCAGGAGCTGTGTATGCTATCTGAAAGTGCTCCTTCCACCGTAAAGATTAAAGATAATAACGATGGATTGAACCTGACTTTAAATGGAATCTATTACAGAAACTTTCAGAATAAAATTGTCTTACGGGTAGAAATTTATAATACCTCTAAAATCACTTTAGATATAGACCAGATCCTTTTCAGATCAAAGCTGAAGAATAACAATGCCGCCAAAAAAGATTATGTCTATCAGGAGAGAATACTGACCCCTGTAAAATCCTGTGGTGACCAGCGAAATATTAAACTGGGTGAAACGAGAATCCTTACTTTCATCTTTGACAAGTTCACATTAAACGAAGATGAGATATTGAGTCTTGAAGTAGGGGAATATGCCGGTGGCAGAAGCGTAAATATCCGCATTCCCAGAAAGAAACTTTTATTTCCGGAATATATATAA
- a CDS encoding TraG family conjugative transposon ATPase: MKDTDIKKIFNILAVDDDLLISKKGDVSLVYKVMLPQIYSLDSDQIEQISVIFDKVIRSLPAGTILQKQDFFFVDAITEHVSESRNFLSASDNRFFHEKPTMSHECYLTIIKDSKSKVSILNNSSQYNKYLDGIDDFIKAVESSLSFLTKEGFFTVERLNNDQIIALLGKYLSLSKEGETNLRDMFFDKNLQIGNKFAELYTISSNNQLPITINSTIKSIEYSTPKTDFRIPFIQPVSTGLDVNHIYNQVIFIEDSEKVFSSLKTKMNQFKSMAILSRENQVTYQQVEDLVEDVLERELTFIYQHFSVIVWNVSQKKLEHDVNLLENAFRDLGITPYQVKYALKELYMNNCPGAPAYISENHKFIGISEQTSSLLNFESYYESNKDGILFCDRKNESPLRLDLWDEPVKKGIIVNRNRLIFGPSGTGKSFLINHIASQYYEQGHHIVMIDIGNSYKKLCELVDGVYFTYDLNSPLQFNPFYYYDEDEINIDKKTFLLSLIFFLWKGEEGASREEKQILSSYLDLYYEHVIRNGIFPCMSTFYEFISENTAVEEESSYFDKISFKLSLKDFYDGHYKDILNAAEPANLIHERFIVFEMDNIKDHPILFPLVTMLCINLVMTKIQKIPGEKKSIFIDECWKPISKGEMAEFIKYLYKTVRKFYGEVAIATQDLEDILDTAAGPAMVNNTDTLIMLSHKKKMASKDKFSKYLSLSESDLQKLYSTDKGEVYVKVGSMSNVYKVKVSPERYACYSSNADENKVIRGIYEAKGNMSVAINDFIDLNSQKK; this comes from the coding sequence ATGAAAGATACGGATATCAAAAAAATATTTAACATATTAGCGGTAGATGATGATTTGTTAATAAGTAAAAAAGGAGATGTTAGCTTAGTGTATAAGGTGATGCTTCCTCAGATATATTCGCTTGATAGCGACCAGATTGAACAGATCAGTGTTATTTTTGATAAAGTAATCAGGTCTTTACCAGCCGGAACAATTCTGCAAAAACAGGATTTCTTTTTTGTAGACGCTATCACAGAGCATGTATCGGAAAGCCGTAATTTTTTATCAGCAAGTGATAACAGGTTTTTCCATGAAAAGCCGACCATGAGTCATGAATGTTATCTCACGATAATAAAGGACTCCAAAAGTAAGGTAAGCATACTTAATAATTCCAGTCAATATAATAAATACTTAGACGGAATAGATGATTTCATCAAAGCTGTAGAATCGAGTCTTTCATTCTTAACAAAGGAAGGTTTTTTCACTGTAGAAAGGTTGAATAATGATCAGATTATTGCCCTTTTAGGAAAATACCTATCTCTTTCAAAAGAAGGGGAGACCAATCTAAGAGATATGTTTTTTGATAAGAACCTGCAGATAGGAAATAAATTTGCAGAATTGTATACCATCTCTTCCAATAATCAACTTCCTATTACCATTAACAGTACCATCAAAAGCATTGAATATTCTACACCCAAAACTGATTTTAGAATTCCTTTTATACAGCCGGTGTCTACAGGGCTGGATGTAAACCATATTTACAATCAGGTGATTTTTATTGAGGATTCAGAAAAAGTTTTTTCTTCCCTGAAGACCAAAATGAATCAATTTAAAAGTATGGCGATACTTTCAAGAGAAAATCAGGTTACTTACCAACAGGTGGAAGATCTTGTAGAAGATGTGTTGGAAAGGGAGTTAACATTTATTTACCAGCACTTTAGTGTGATCGTCTGGAATGTTTCGCAAAAGAAACTGGAACATGATGTCAACTTATTGGAAAATGCTTTCAGGGATTTAGGAATTACTCCTTATCAGGTTAAGTATGCTCTAAAGGAATTGTATATGAATAATTGTCCCGGAGCTCCAGCGTATATTTCGGAGAATCATAAATTTATCGGGATATCCGAGCAAACCTCTTCATTACTGAATTTTGAGTCCTATTACGAAAGCAATAAAGATGGAATTCTTTTCTGTGACCGTAAAAACGAATCTCCTTTACGCCTGGATTTATGGGACGAGCCTGTTAAAAAGGGGATCATCGTGAACAGAAACAGATTGATTTTTGGACCTTCAGGAACCGGGAAATCATTTTTGATCAATCATATTGCAAGTCAGTATTATGAGCAGGGTCACCATATTGTCATGATAGATATCGGAAACTCTTATAAAAAGTTATGTGAACTGGTGGATGGTGTTTACTTTACATATGACTTAAACTCACCTTTACAATTTAATCCTTTCTATTACTATGATGAAGATGAAATTAACATAGATAAGAAAACCTTTCTGCTTTCACTGATCTTTTTCTTATGGAAAGGAGAAGAAGGAGCTTCCAGAGAAGAAAAACAGATACTGTCCAGCTATCTGGATCTTTATTACGAACATGTCATCAGAAATGGTATTTTTCCTTGTATGTCTACTTTCTATGAGTTTATTTCAGAAAATACGGCGGTTGAAGAAGAATCAAGTTATTTTGATAAGATCAGCTTTAAACTCTCACTTAAAGATTTTTACGACGGACATTATAAAGATATCCTCAATGCAGCAGAACCGGCTAACCTTATTCATGAGCGTTTTATTGTATTTGAAATGGACAATATCAAAGACCATCCTATACTGTTCCCTTTAGTGACCATGTTGTGTATTAATCTGGTGATGACTAAGATTCAGAAGATTCCCGGAGAGAAAAAATCAATATTTATAGACGAATGCTGGAAGCCCATTTCTAAAGGTGAAATGGCGGAGTTTATTAAATATTTGTATAAGACCGTTCGTAAATTTTATGGAGAGGTGGCCATTGCAACCCAGGATCTTGAAGATATCTTAGATACAGCTGCCGGACCTGCCATGGTGAATAATACGGATACTTTGATTATGCTCTCCCATAAAAAGAAAATGGCATCTAAAGATAAGTTTTCTAAATACTTGTCACTCAGTGAATCTGATCTTCAAAAACTTTACTCCACAGATAAAGGAGAGGTGTATGTTAAAGTGGGAAGTATGTCTAATGTATATAAAGTAAAAGTATCTCCTGAAAGATACGCCTGTTATTCTTCCAATGCTGATGAAAACAAAGTAATCAGAGGTATATACGAAGCCAAAGGAAATATGTCGGTGGCTATTAATGATTTTATTGATTTAAATTCTCAAAAGAAATGA
- the traM gene encoding conjugative transposon protein TraM, translating into MFANLDKKKKIIIGVVFVAALGILILIMSLILFPKMKASDDKLILTPNVDENQLEEKSKLEIYNQDERDLKKYFSKDGKYGIDTELPEDEKLMQEQLQSFDGRAEENDYAKRQERYMKALSNISSQERSYPSGSGSGYNSGYGSGSSSENSLSKIFEIQDKIRSGLAADAASRNTDGESWDSANSPKTRESKKDLVKNDSRDKKNFFQGTTAGNNKKILQLIPSETIEQKRILDKNIIPIRIKEDMRLSDVPGGLVIPKNAIVYGRISLGEDRINIDIESYKKDNVLYQLNFRVYDYDGREGIHMNNHSWLKIPSTVSKDVFDYAIERGTNSGGSILGGTNTGVDLKEARNLAILSAGKEISKEVFEKKRVFLPKKYQLWINIRSSNNASGFN; encoded by the coding sequence ATGTTTGCAAATCTGGACAAAAAAAAGAAGATCATCATTGGTGTTGTCTTTGTGGCCGCTTTAGGTATTCTTATTTTGATTATGAGTCTCATACTTTTCCCAAAAATGAAGGCGTCAGATGATAAGTTGATTTTAACCCCTAATGTAGATGAGAATCAGCTTGAAGAAAAATCAAAATTAGAAATTTATAATCAGGATGAGAGGGATTTAAAGAAGTACTTTTCAAAAGATGGAAAATATGGGATAGATACAGAACTTCCGGAAGATGAAAAGTTAATGCAGGAGCAGCTTCAGAGCTTTGATGGCAGGGCTGAAGAAAATGATTATGCCAAAAGGCAGGAGCGTTATATGAAAGCCTTATCTAATATTTCTTCACAAGAGAGAAGTTATCCTTCCGGCTCCGGCTCTGGTTATAATTCCGGTTATGGTTCCGGTTCCAGCTCTGAAAATAGTTTGAGCAAAATATTTGAGATTCAGGATAAGATCCGTTCAGGATTAGCGGCAGATGCTGCCTCTCGTAATACTGATGGAGAGTCCTGGGATTCTGCTAATAGTCCGAAAACCAGGGAAAGTAAAAAAGATTTGGTTAAAAATGATAGTAGAGATAAAAAGAATTTTTTCCAGGGAACAACAGCAGGAAATAATAAGAAAATTTTACAGTTGATTCCTTCAGAAACCATAGAGCAGAAGAGAATATTAGATAAAAATATTATTCCTATCAGAATCAAAGAAGATATGAGACTTTCAGATGTCCCGGGAGGATTGGTAATCCCTAAGAATGCCATTGTTTATGGAAGAATATCTTTAGGGGAAGACCGGATCAATATTGATATTGAAAGCTATAAAAAGGATAATGTCCTTTACCAGTTAAACTTTAGAGTTTACGACTATGACGGAAGAGAGGGTATTCATATGAATAACCATTCCTGGCTTAAAATTCCATCCACAGTTTCAAAAGATGTTTTTGATTATGCTATTGAAAGAGGAACAAATTCTGGAGGTTCTATTTTAGGCGGTACCAATACTGGAGTAGATTTAAAGGAGGCTAGGAATCTGGCTATTTTATCAGCAGGAAAAGAAATCAGTAAAGAAGTATTTGAGAAAAAGAGAGTGTTTCTCCCTAAAAAATACCAATTATGGATCAATATAAGATCCTCCAATAATGCCTCCGGTTTTAATTAG
- a CDS encoding M23 family metallopeptidase, whose product MGQKLQSQQLIPPVEAYDKIVSSNYGYRKHPIDGVIKKHQGVDFSVPAGTAVFSTYYGIVLSSKYERGYGNTILIDNQGGFRTRYGHLRSLFVGKGEYVKPGQLIGRKLYRASSPL is encoded by the coding sequence ATGGGTCAGAAATTACAATCACAACAACTTATACCACCGGTTGAAGCCTATGACAAAATCGTTTCATCAAATTATGGGTATCGAAAACATCCCATTGATGGAGTGATTAAAAAGCATCAGGGTGTTGATTTTTCTGTACCTGCAGGAACTGCTGTATTTTCTACCTATTACGGGATCGTATTAAGTTCAAAGTACGAAAGAGGTTATGGAAATACCATCTTAATTGATAATCAGGGAGGTTTTAGAACCCGATACGGACATTTACGGTCTTTATTTGTTGGGAAAGGTGAATATGTAAAACCCGGACAGCTGATAGGCAGGAAACTCTACAGGGCCTCATCTCCATTATGA
- a CDS encoding type IV secretory system conjugative DNA transfer family protein, which produces MKNIIVAGASLVIFLGVSVVKIEIISYTILSFASFIIYIVGFLKLRKFFNFYDKKDEFNDKNQIFEQEKVVKKNPYSVNFKTENGVINVVNPFRATMVLGTPGSGKSYSVVEEYIRQHIQKQFSMMVYDFKFPALAKETFAFYEYYKKKYNIEPRFCVVSLDDLEKSNFVNPLDPELIKKAADAIEASQTILFNLNKEWITEKDFFAQSAISYFAACIYFLRIYEDGKYCTLPHAISLASLPDEKVFKVFGQYSELRFFMTPFADALAKQAYEQLSGQTASARIPLSQLATKELFWVMGNNVFPEENISLSINNPESPCILIIANSPSTQTTNSPALGLVVTQLLKEINQQGRQPCSVILDELPTMYFMGLDNLIATARSNKVSTTIGMQDLEQLKRDYGDKVAETIFNIVGNIFSGSVRSETANKLQEIFGKKKQRLKNVTIDTNNSYSVNENLEYAIPVSTISQLSQGEFVGVVADNFGEEINRKIFRGKIEVEKRTDQIKREIPTIIEGEMINEVLNGNFERIVKEVDILIENELYRISQEEEAAEADEPLPHVDTQ; this is translated from the coding sequence ATGAAGAATATAATAGTAGCAGGGGCATCTCTTGTCATTTTCTTAGGCGTATCGGTTGTAAAGATCGAGATTATATCTTATACTATTCTATCTTTTGCTTCTTTTATTATTTATATCGTTGGGTTTTTAAAATTGAGAAAATTCTTCAATTTTTATGATAAGAAGGATGAATTTAATGATAAGAACCAAATTTTTGAACAGGAGAAAGTCGTTAAGAAAAACCCTTATTCTGTCAATTTTAAGACAGAAAATGGAGTCATTAATGTAGTGAATCCTTTTAGGGCTACTATGGTTTTGGGAACTCCGGGATCAGGAAAGTCTTACTCTGTGGTTGAAGAGTATATACGACAGCATATTCAAAAGCAATTTTCGATGATGGTGTATGATTTTAAATTTCCTGCATTGGCAAAAGAAACATTTGCTTTTTATGAATATTATAAAAAGAAATACAACATTGAACCCCGATTTTGTGTGGTTTCTTTAGATGATTTGGAGAAATCCAATTTTGTGAATCCTCTGGATCCTGAATTGATAAAGAAAGCAGCAGATGCCATCGAAGCCTCACAAACCATTTTATTTAATTTGAATAAAGAATGGATTACTGAAAAAGACTTTTTTGCTCAGTCGGCTATTTCTTACTTCGCTGCCTGTATTTATTTTTTGAGAATTTATGAAGACGGGAAGTACTGTACGTTGCCTCATGCAATATCTCTGGCATCTTTGCCGGATGAAAAAGTATTTAAAGTATTTGGTCAATACTCAGAACTAAGGTTTTTTATGACTCCCTTTGCAGATGCGTTAGCAAAGCAGGCTTACGAGCAGCTTTCAGGTCAGACAGCTTCTGCGAGAATACCGCTGTCTCAGTTGGCAACAAAAGAATTATTCTGGGTAATGGGTAATAATGTTTTTCCGGAAGAGAATATTTCATTAAGTATCAATAATCCTGAAAGCCCATGCATATTAATTATTGCCAATTCACCCAGTACCCAAACCACTAATTCTCCAGCTTTAGGGCTCGTGGTTACCCAACTTCTGAAAGAAATTAATCAGCAGGGAAGACAGCCTTGCTCAGTCATATTGGATGAGTTGCCAACCATGTATTTTATGGGGTTAGATAACCTGATTGCAACGGCCAGATCCAACAAAGTTTCTACCACCATCGGAATGCAGGATCTTGAGCAGCTGAAGCGGGATTACGGCGATAAAGTAGCTGAAACCATATTCAATATCGTAGGTAATATTTTTAGCGGTTCGGTAAGAAGTGAGACAGCGAATAAGCTTCAGGAAATATTTGGAAAGAAAAAGCAAAGGTTAAAAAATGTAACCATTGATACGAATAATTCTTATTCTGTAAATGAAAATTTAGAGTATGCCATTCCGGTATCTACGATATCTCAGCTTTCTCAGGGAGAATTTGTAGGGGTTGTTGCCGATAATTTCGGAGAAGAAATAAACAGGAAGATTTTTAGAGGAAAAATAGAAGTAGAGAAGCGTACCGATCAGATAAAGAGGGAGATACCAACAATCATAGAAGGAGAAATGATCAATGAGGTTTTGAATGGAAATTTTGAAAGAATTGTAAAAGAGGTAGATATTCTTATTGAAAACGAATTATATAGAATTTCCCAAGAAGAAGAGGCTGCTGAGGCCGATGAGCCGTTGCCACATGTGGACACTCAATAG